A genomic region of Peptoniphilus sp. ING2-D1G contains the following coding sequences:
- a CDS encoding hydrogenase maturation factor (This family includes Hydrogen expression/formation protein, HypE, which may be involved in the maturation of NifE hydrogenase; AIR synthase and FGAM synthase, which are involved in de novo purine biosynthesis; and selenide, water dikinase, an enzyme which synthesizes selenophosphate from selenide and ATP; High confidence in function and specificity) yields the protein MEIGKLTNEQLNNYIFKNIDLKRKEVIRGGGIGADTSVMDFESDLIVASTDPITGADKNLGILSINVATNDIACQGAEPVGILLSVLIPPDSSLEQLNEIVIEANEECNKLNLDIIGGHTEVTDAVNKIIITATAIGRVKKDNLLDHTKIDKDDIVAISKYIAIEGSSIIYNSKKKELKKFLTEIEIEELEHSINLLSVLEEAEIAVKYGVKHMHDITEGGIYGALTETCKLIGKNIVINKEDIPVKDSALKIADYFKLDVYRLISSGSMIFIMPEKNFNAFKEECKSKGILVTKIGKVREGENLTVVSQEGERVLSEISSDELYRVL from the coding sequence ATGGAAATAGGTAAATTAACAAATGAACAATTAAACAACTACATCTTTAAAAATATAGATTTGAAGAGAAAAGAAGTTATTCGCGGTGGAGGAATAGGGGCAGATACCTCTGTAATGGATTTTGAGAGTGATTTAATAGTTGCCTCCACAGATCCAATCACAGGAGCAGATAAAAACTTAGGAATATTGTCTATAAATGTAGCTACTAATGATATTGCCTGTCAAGGAGCGGAACCGGTGGGTATATTGCTAAGTGTACTAATTCCGCCGGATTCAAGTTTAGAGCAGCTAAATGAGATAGTCATTGAAGCAAATGAAGAGTGTAATAAGTTGAACTTAGACATTATAGGAGGTCATACAGAGGTAACTGATGCGGTCAACAAAATCATAATTACCGCCACAGCGATAGGGAGAGTAAAAAAAGACAATTTACTTGACCACACAAAGATAGATAAAGACGATATAGTAGCAATTTCCAAGTACATAGCCATAGAAGGAAGCTCAATTATTTACAACAGCAAAAAAAAGGAGCTTAAAAAATTTTTAACTGAAATTGAAATAGAGGAACTGGAACATTCAATTAATTTACTCTCTGTGCTGGAAGAGGCTGAAATTGCGGTCAAATATGGAGTAAAGCACATGCATGATATCACAGAGGGAGGAATATATGGAGCTTTAACGGAGACCTGCAAGTTGATTGGAAAAAATATTGTAATAAATAAAGAAGACATCCCTGTTAAGGATTCAGCTTTAAAAATCGCCGACTACTTTAAGTTGGATGTATATAGACTCATTTCTTCAGGCAGTATGATATTTATAATGCCGGAAAAAAATTTCAATGCATTCAAAGAGGAATGTAAATCAAAGGGAATATTGGTCACAAAAATCGGAAAGGTACGAGAGGGTGAAAATTTAACAGTAGTGTCTCAAGAAGGCGAAAGAGTCTTATCCGAAATTTCTTCCGATGAACTCTATAGAGTTTTGTAA
- a CDS encoding putative membrane protein (Hypothetical protein), whose amino-acid sequence MSSVKRLENINIVIVGDLSIKILAKDKDIEFEVPKTIIEDFEIIDKNNLFYIFKKFFENNSMENFIIISPSTKFLSYEISIPKIKKEDIDSMVYYELEGLLPVDIDNYKTKYDYVESGQGYLVEVRLIEKKIIRDYIEIFERLNKNLLGIYSIRDVFKLKKDENIVFFGLSNICILNSDRVKLLYINEFKNLLEEFNLEYYSLLNILDGKYYEIADDIKLKVTEKSGIILYEKTILVANTLKKGTATFFGNALFDITRKYISEFVDTSAKRFDIGIRDIDFNEKFNFIEKKKQKNKNILYFFIIFLILNSFIYFYLNGILEDKEREVATLNKEHEDLQIQIENTNIEKLKEDNKLLLEKQKEEKAIKEKIKNNKNFENLFIELESFESDDLLFTSYDYRNGVLYINGISKSKKAVDDIIKKIDYESKIINNEIENNLLNFKIEVKVGE is encoded by the coding sequence ATGAGTTCGGTGAAAAGACTTGAAAATATAAATATTGTAATAGTTGGAGATTTGTCAATAAAGATTCTTGCAAAGGACAAGGACATAGAATTCGAAGTTCCTAAAACCATAATAGAAGATTTTGAAATAATTGATAAGAACAATTTATTTTATATTTTTAAAAAGTTTTTTGAAAATAATTCCATGGAGAATTTCATTATAATCAGTCCATCAACAAAGTTTTTGAGCTATGAGATATCCATTCCTAAAATAAAAAAAGAAGATATTGATTCAATGGTTTATTATGAATTAGAAGGTTTACTTCCTGTGGATATCGACAATTATAAAACAAAATACGATTATGTTGAGTCCGGGCAAGGATATCTTGTAGAAGTAAGACTTATAGAGAAAAAAATCATCAGAGATTACATAGAAATATTTGAAAGGCTAAATAAAAATCTATTGGGAATTTACTCCATAAGAGATGTCTTTAAATTAAAGAAAGACGAAAACATAGTTTTTTTCGGACTCAGCAATATATGTATATTAAACAGTGACAGAGTAAAGCTTCTATACATAAATGAATTTAAAAATCTGCTTGAGGAATTCAACCTTGAATATTATAGTCTATTAAATATATTGGATGGAAAATATTATGAAATTGCAGATGACATTAAGCTGAAGGTAACAGAAAAATCCGGCATAATACTCTATGAAAAGACCATATTAGTAGCAAATACGTTGAAAAAAGGGACTGCTACTTTTTTTGGAAATGCACTTTTTGATATTACGAGGAAATACATAAGTGAATTTGTAGACACAAGCGCAAAGCGATTTGATATAGGCATAAGAGATATCGATTTCAATGAAAAATTTAATTTTATAGAGAAAAAAAAGCAAAAAAACAAGAATATATTATATTTTTTTATTATATTTTTAATATTGAACTCTTTTATATATTTTTATTTAAACGGAATATTAGAGGACAAAGAACGCGAGGTGGCCACTTTAAATAAAGAACACGAAGACTTACAAATACAAATAGAAAACACAAATATTGAAAAGCTGAAAGAGGACAATAAACTTCTTTTAGAAAAACAAAAAGAAGAAAAAGCGATAAAGGAAAAAATAAAAAATAATAAAAATTTTGAAAATTTATTCATAGAACTTGAATCATTTGAAAGTGATGATTTGCTTTTCACCAGTTACGATTATAGAAATGGAGTACTGTATATAAACGGTATTTCTAAATCTAAGAAAGCAGTAGACGACATAATAAAAAAGATTGACTATGAGTCAAAAATAATAAACAATGAGATTGAAAATAATTTATTGAATTTCAAGATAGAGGTAAAAGTTGGGGAGTAA